A single Triticum dicoccoides isolate Atlit2015 ecotype Zavitan chromosome 2A, WEW_v2.0, whole genome shotgun sequence DNA region contains:
- the LOC119354612 gene encoding photosystem II protein D1-like: protein MTAILERRESTSLWGRFCNWITSTENRLYIGWFGVLMIPTLLTATSVFIIAFIAAPPVDIDGIREPVSGSLLYGNNIISGAIIPTSAVIGLHFYPIWEAASVDEWLYNGGPYELIVLHFLLGVACYMGREWELSFRLGMRPWIAVAYSAPVAAATAVFLIYPIGQGSFSDGMPLGISGTFNFMIVFQVEHNILMHPFHMLGVAGVFGGSLFSAMHGSLVTSSLIRETTENESANEGYKFGQ, encoded by the coding sequence ATGACTGCAATTTTAGAGAGACGCGAAAGTACAAGCCTGTGGGGTCGCTTCTGCAACTGGATAACTAGCACTGAAAATCGTCTTTACATCGGATGGTTCGGTGTTTTGATGATCCCTACCTTATTGACCGCAACTTCTGTATTTATTATCGCCTTCATCGCTGCCCCTCCAGTAGATATTGATGGTATTCGTGAGCCTGTTTCTGGTTCTTTACTTTATGGAAACAATATTATCTCTGGTGCTATTATCCCTACTTCTGCGGTGATCGGATTGCACTTTTACCCAATTTGGGAAGCTGCATCTGTTGATGAGTGGTTATATAATGGTGGTCCTTATGAGCTAATTGTTCTACACTTCTTACTTGGTGTAGCTTGTTATATGGGTCGTGAGTGGGAACTTAGTTTCCGTCTGGGTATGCGTCCTTGGATTGCTGTTGCATATTCAGCTCCTGTTGCAGCTGCTACTGCTGTTTTCTTGATTTACCCTATTGGTCAAGGAAGCTTTTCTGATGGTATGCCTTTAGGAATCTCTGGTACTTTCAACTTTATGATTGTATTCCAGGTAGAGCACAACATCCTTATGCATCCATTCCACATGTTAGGTGTAGCTGGTGTATTCGGCGGTTCCCTATTCAGTGCTATGCATGGTTCCTTGGTAACCTCTAGTTTGATCAGGGAAACTACTGAAAATGAATCTGCTAATGAGGGTTACAAATTTGGTCAATAG
- the LOC119357855 gene encoding maturase K-like, whose product MFDIKERQFLHQKALFLKKKWKCYLINFWQYYFCFWTQPRRIHINQLANSCFDFMAYLSSVQTSSLLVRNQMLENSFLIDTRMKKFDTIVPATLLIGYLSKAQFCTGSGHPISKPIWTDLSDWDILDRFGRICRNLFHYHSGSSKKRTLYRLKYILRLSCARTLARKHKSTVQTFMQRLGSAFLEDFFMEEEQVFSLMFTKTTLFSFCGSHTKRIWYLDIIRINDLVNPLN is encoded by the coding sequence ATGTTCGATATCAAGGAAAGGCAATTCTTGCATCAAAAGGCACTTTTTTTGAAGAAGAAATGGAAATGCTACCTTATCAATTTCTGGCAATATTATTTCTGTTTTTGGACTCAGCCGCGAAGAATCCATATAAACCAATTAGCAAACTCTTGCTTCGATTTTATGGCGTACCTTTCAAGTGTACAAACAAGTTCTTTGTTAGTAAGGAATCAAATGCTAGAGAATTCATTTCTAATAGATACTCGAATGAAAAAATTCGATACCATAGTCCCCGCTACTCTCCTCATAGGATACTTATCAAAAGCTCAATTTTGTACTGGATCAGGGCATCCTATTAGTAAACCCATTTGGACAGATTTATCAGATTGGGATATTCTTGATCGATTTGGTCGGATATGTAGAAATCTTTTTCATTATCATAGTGGATCTTCAAAAAAACGGACTTTGTATCGACTAAAGTATATACTTCGACTTTCATGTGCTAGAACTTTAGCTCGTAAACATAAAAGCACGGTACAAACTTTTATGCAACGATTGGGTTCGGCATTTTTAGAAGATTTTTTTATGGAAGAAGAGCAAGTTTTTTCTTTGATGTTCACCAAAACAACTCTTTTTTCTTTCTGTGGATCACACACTAAGCGTATTTGGTATTTGGATATTATACGTATCAATGACCTGGTCAACCCTCTTAATTAA
- the LOC119357856 gene encoding 50S ribosomal protein L2, chloroplastic-like: MAEWLKRPTHNWRILNNTAKHLYKTPIPSTRKGTVDRQVKSNPRNNLIHGRHHCGKGRNSRVIITARHRGGGHKRLYRKIDFRRNQKDISGRIVTIEYDPNRNAYICLIHYGDGEKRYILHPRGAIIGDTIVSGTKVPISMGNALPLTDMPLGTAMHNIEITRGRGGQLARAAGAVAKIIAKEGKSATLRLPSGEVRLVSQNCLATVGQVGNVGVNQKSLGRAGSKCWLGKRPVVRGVVMNPVDHPHGGGEGKAPIGRKNPTTHWGYPALGRRTRKRKKYSDSFILRCRK; encoded by the exons ATGGCTGAATGGTTAAAGCGCCCAACTCATAATTG GAGAATACTTAATAATACGGCGAAACATTTATACAAAACACCTATCCCGAGCACACGCAAGGGGACCGTAGACAGGCAAGTGAAATCCAATCCACGAAATAATTTGATCCATGGACGGCACCATTGTGGTAAAGGTCGTAATTCCAGAGTAATCATTACCGCAAGGCATAGAGGGGGAGGTCATAAGCGCCTATACCGTAAAATAGATTTTCGACGGAATCAAAAAGACATATCTGGTAGAATAGTCACCATAGAATACGACCCTAATCGAAATGCATACATTTGTCTCATACACTATGGGGATGGTGAGAAGAGATATATTTTACATCCCAGAGGGGCTATAATTGGAGATACTATTGTTTCTGGTACAAAAGTTCCTATATCAATGGGAAATGCCCTACCTTTGA CCGATATGCCCTTAGGCACGGCCATGCATAACATAGAAATCACACGTGGAAGGGGTGGGCAATTAGCTAGAGCAGCAGGTGCTGTAGCGAAAATCATTGCAAAAGAGGGTAAATCGGCCACTTTAAGATTACCATCTGGGGAGGTCCGTTTAGTATCCCAAAACTGCTTAGCAACAGTCGGACAAGTGGGTAATGTTGGGGTGAACCAAAAAAGTTTGGGCAGAGCCGGATCTAAGTGTTGGCTAGGTAAACGCCCCGTAGTAAGAGGGGTAGTTATGAACCCTGTGGACCACCCCCATGGGGGCGGTGAAGGGAAAGCTCCCATTGGTAGAAAAAACCCCACAACCCATTGGGGTTATCCTGCGCTTGGAAGAAGAACTAGGAAAAGGAAAAAATATAGCGATAGTTTTATTCTTCGTTGCCGTAAGTAA